The sequence CAGGTTTCGATCCGGGCGAACACCACGGCCACCAACATCTTCCTGCCGGACGATATGGCGGACTACCTGCGCCAGCACCCGCAGGTCCGGGTCACGCTCAAGGAGGCGGCCAGCCCGGACATCGTGCGCGCGGTGGCCTCGGGCGAGGCACAGATCGGGGTCATCGGCGGCGAGGTGAGCACTGGCGCGCTGCATGTGCAGCCCTACCGGCAGGATCGCCTGGTCCTGGTCGTGCCGCCCGGCGACGCGCTGGCCCGCCGGGCACGCATCCGCTTCGCGGAGGTGGTCGATGCCCCCTTTGTGACCTTGCATACCGGCACCGGCGTGCACACCTTCATCATGGGCAAGGCCGCCGAGTTGGGACGCCCGCTCGATGTGCGCATCCAGGTCCACAGCTTCGATACCGTGCTGGGCATGGTCGCCGCCGGCGTCGGCTACGGGCTGGTGCTGCAATCGGCGCTGACCCGTCTGGCGCGCCCCCAGCAGGTGGTCTCGCTCGCCCTCGCCGATGACTGGGCGCCGCGCGCGCTGCGCCTGTGCGTGCGCGACCCGGCGCGGCTGTCGCAGCACGGGCGGGCGCTGTTCGACCTCCTCGCCAGCCGAGCCACGGCGGACGCCGGTCAGTCCACGTCGCGGTAGGCCTCGGGGACGAAGCGCGGCGTACACACCGCGAGAAAGATCAGATCGGCAGCGCCGACATTGCTGATGCGCTGCCGCTGACCGGGCGCGATGACTACCGTGTCGCCGGCTCGCACCGGCCACGGCGGCGCATCACCGACCCACACCTCGCCCTCGCCCGAGATGATCAGGTAGCGCTCGGTGATGCCGGACAGCACATGCCAGCGCGTGGTGACGCCGACCGGCACCCGCGCCCGCGCCACCGACACACCGGGGTCGTCGGCGCGGTTGTGCAGTTCGGTGATGAAACAGCCTTCTTCGAAGTAATACTCGTCCGCCATGGGCGCATCCCGCCAGAACATTGCCGCAAAGATACGCCCACCGGCCTCACAGCGGACGCTCGACGCTCAAGGCACCGCGAATCTGGCCTTTCGAATAGCCGGTGGCGCGGTCCTGCGGGTAAGTCCTGGCCAGCTCCGCCTTGAGTTCGGGCGCGATGTCGGCGGGGTCGCCATGACAGCTCAGGCATACATCGCCCACCGGGATGGCGCGCATGTAGCGGAACATGCGCTTGCCGTCGGCCTGCGTCACCACCTCGCCCACTTCCAGCGCCGTGGCCGGCTCACCGGCGGCGGCACGCAGGTCGAAGGACGTCAGCTGCGCCGTCTCCCATGCGTCGGGGGTGCCGCGCTCGGGGTTGCGCGTTTTGAGGCTGACCCGGCGCATGATCCAGCCGAGTTCCTCCGCCCGCGCCTTGAGCAGCGCCGGCGCCTTCTCCTTGCACACCGGAATGGCACCGGCGACGCCCTTCTCGGCAACGGTGTCCTGCATCATCTTGACCACCTTGGGCAGCACCGGCAGGGTCTTTTCGCGGGTGTCGAGTTTGAGGGCGTCGATATCCTGGGCCGTGGCCGACCCGGCGAGCAGCACGGCGGACAGCAGAAAGGGGGCGCGCATGGCATTCTCCATTAGCAAAAACTAATATTATAGACGCAAGATCGCCACCGCGCACGCCAGCGGCTTGCGAACGAACGTGCGGCGCGCCTGAAGTGCGCTTACACTGCTCACGAATTCGCTCACGCCCGCCGCCATGCCGCCAACCACCACCTCACTCGTCGCCGAATGCAGGCGCCACCTGCTGCACAAGCTCGACACGGTCTTTCGCGACCTCGGCTTCCGTGACGACGCGTGGCTGGCGCGTGCCCGGGAGGCGGCCGGACAACGCTACGACGAGCTCACCGGCGTGCGCGACCGGCGCGGCTTCGATGCGGTGCGCAGCCTGACCGCCTCGCGCATCAGCCTGATCGACGAGGCGGACCTGAGCTACACCATCGACCTGTCGGACCTCGCACGCCGCCTGCGCGAAGCCTGCGGGCCACAGCTGCTGCGGGTTCACCAGCGGCTGGTCACCGTGCTCGAGCAATCGGACCTCGAACCCGAGATGTCACCGCTGGCACCCGAGACCGCCTGCGAGGCGCTGCGGGCGCTGGCCGAAGCCGCCGATCTGCGCGCAGACACACGCGAGCAGCTGCTCGCCCGGGCCGAAGCGCCGCTGCGTCAGGCCCTGAACGGCCTGTACACCGAGCTCGACGCATTGCTCGCCGCGGCCGGGGTCACCTCCCCCACCGGCCGCCAGAAAACGCCATCGGCGCAAACGCGTAGCGCCAGCGCCGCCGGCAGCGGCCTCGGTGCGCTGCGCCACCATCTCGCCGATCAGTCCGGGGCGCCGGCAGCAGCGACCCCGGGGGTCGATCCCGGCCGGCTTGGCGAGGCTCTCGAACGTCTCGAAGCCCGGCTCGCCAGCACGGCGCCGGGTGATGCCGCCGCGCTGCGCCTCGGACTGCGCGAAATCGCCGGCCTGCTCACGCCCGACCGCGCCGTGGCAATCGACATCATCGATGCGCTGTTCGAGGTGATTGCCGACGACCGCGCGCTGCCGGCCAGCCTGCGTCAGCCTCTTGCCGCCCTGCACACGCCGGCCCTGCGCCGCGCGCTGCGCGAGCCCGATCTGGTCGACGACGCCAGCCGCCCCTTGCTCAGACTGCTCGAGTTCGACCCTCCGCCTGGGCTATGCCCTGCCCGCCAGCCGCCATGACACCGTGCTGCCCCGGCTTGGCGGCGCCCTCGAAGAACTGGCCGGCGCAGCCAACCTGGATGCGGCTCACTGCGGCCGGGCACAGGCGACGGCCGACCTGTTGCTCGCCGAACTGACCAACCTGTTCGCCGAACAACTGGCCGCCCCGGCCGTGGCGGCCGCACGCGCCGAGCGCAAGGAAATTGCCTTGCAGAGCGCATCGAACGCGATCAACGCGATGGTGCTGCCCGACACCCATCCGGTGCTGGTCACGCTGCTCGAACGCTACTGGGTGCAAGCGCTGGCCCAGGCCGCCCAGCACCGCGAGCGCGACGACCGGCTGTGGCGCGAGCGGCTCGACACCGCCCGCCGCCTGGTCCACAGCGCCCCTGGCCAGACCGATGCGGCGGAGCGGGCCGCGCTGCTCAAGTCCCTGCCGGCGCTGGTCGGCGAGTTGCGCAGCGGCCTCACCCAGCTTGGCCTCGACGAAGACACCATCACACGGGCCCTGGCCCCGTGCATGGAACTGCACTCGGCGGTCATGCGCGGCGCCAGCCTGCCGCCGCTGCGGCACACGCCCGTCCAGCGCCCGGCCACGCTGCGCACCACGCCCGAAGGCCTGATGCTGCTCCAGCACCACGGCCACATCTCGCGCACGCCCGACCTGCCGGCCGCGTGGTCGGCCTGCGCCGAGGGCGAGCGCGTGGCGCTGACCCTGCCCGACGGCAGCGTCTTCGATGGCGTGCTCGCCGGCCGCACCCCGCGCGGCCAGATGCGCCTGCTGCTGGCCCCGGCCGACGGCCGGGTGCTGGCCGTCAGCCTGCGCGCCCTGGCCACCCTGGCCGCCGCCAACCGCCTGTCGCTCGGCCGGCCCAGCCTGTCCCTGCGCGCCGCCGAGCGCCTGCGCGCTGGCCAGACCGGTACCGCCTGACGTTGCGGGAGCATCGACGCGAAGCCACCGTATCCGGTACCGGCCAAATGGCGTGATCGGCCCATGGCCGGCCAAGGCCCGCCGGGCCGCCGGCGGGATTCATCGTTTGATGTGCCGCGGCGCGCGGATTTTGCGGCGCGCTGGGCGTCGCGATAGCGCGGTCACGCGGCGCGTCGGTGAGCGCGCCACCGGGCGGGTGGCGCGCGCTGGCGCTAGCGGCGCCGGGTGCTGCCGCCGAGGATGGAGCCGAGCACGCCGCGGATGATGGCGCGCCCGACCTGGGTGCCGATGCTGCGCGCGGCGCTCTTGGCGGCAGATTCGATGACGCTGTCCGAACGACTCGATTTTCCGCCGCCAAACATGCCGCCGAGCATGCCGCCCAGGCCGCCGAGCAGGCCACCGCCGTCGTCGGCGGCGGGGGCATTGGCGGGGGCGGGCGCGTCGGCTTCGGCCTTGTCCTGGCCGAAGCCGGCCTGGATCATTTCGTAGGCCGATTCGCGGTCGAGCACCTTTTCATAATGGCCATAGAGCAGGGAGCCACGGATGGCCTGCCCGCGCTCGGCATCGGTCATCGGGCCAAGGCGCGAGCCCGGCGCGATGACGAAGCTGCGCTCGGTGATCTGTGGCCGGCCCTTTTCGTCGAGGAAGGAGATCAGCGCCTCACCCACGCCCAGCTCGGTGATCGCCTCGGCGGCATCGAAGGCGGGGTTGGCGCGCATGGTGTCCGCCGCCGTCTTGACCGCTTTCTGGTCACGCGGCGTAAAGGCGCGCAGCGCGTGCTGGACGCGGTTGCCGAGCTGGCCGAGGACAGAGTCGGGCACGTCGAGCGGGTTCTGGGTGACGAAGTAGACGCCGACGCCCTTGGAGCGGATCAGGCGCACCACCTGCTCGACCTTTTCGAGCAGCGCCTTGGGCGCGTCGTTGAACAGCAGGTGAGCTTCGTCGAAGAAGAACACCAGCTTCGGCTTGTCGGGGTCGCCCACCTCGGGCAGTTGCTCGAACAGCTCGGCGAGCAGCCACAGCAGGAAGGTGGAGTAGAGCTTGGGGTTGTTGTAGAGCTTGTCGGCGGCCAGCACGTTGATCACGCCACGGCCGTTGGCGCCGGTCTGCATCAGATCATGGATGTCGAGCATGGGCTCGCCGAAGAACACGTCGCCGCCCTGCTCCTCAATCATCAGCAAGCCACGCTGGATGGCGCCGATCGAGGCGGTGGAGACATTGCCGTACTGCGTCTTGATGGTCTTGGCGTTGTCGCCGACGAACTGCACCATGGCGCGCAGGTCTTTGAGGTCGAGCAGCAGCAGGCCGTTGTCGTCGGCCACCTTGAAGACGATCTGCAGCACGCCGGTCTGGGTGTCGTTGAGGCCCAGCAGGCGCGCGAGCAGCAGCGGGCCCATGTCGGACACCGTGGCGCGCACCGGGTGGCCGGATTCGCCGAACACATCCCAGAACACGGCAGCGTTCTGCACCGGCTCGAAGGTCTCGATACCGATGGCGTTGAGCCGCTTCATCAGCTTTTCAGAGGCGGCCCCTGCCACGCCGATGCCCGACAGGTCACCTTTGACGTCGGCCAGAAACACCGGCACGCCAATACTGGCGAAGGACTCGGCCAGGCGCTGCAGGGTGACCGTCTTGCCGGTGCCGGTGGCGCCGGTGATCAGGCCGTGGCGGTTGGCCAGGCGCGGCAGGAGGGAAATGTCGCGGCCGTCGGCCTTGGCGATAACGAGCGGTTCGGTCATGGGCGGTGTCCGGGCAGGGGAATCGTCATAGTCTAGCCCAGGGCGCCGCGCCACCACAGCCCCGGCGGCCGCGTGACACAGCGCGTGACACCCGCCCGCCGATCAGCGGCTGCAGGCCGTCTGGCAGCTGTTGTAGGCGGCCATGCAACTGTCGCTGCGGCCGCAGTGGAAGAGGCGGTCGCCGCAGCGATGCACGCATCGGTTCCAGGCCGGGTCGCTCGGCGCCGCCGCGCGCCGGGTCGGGCAGTGGGTGAGATCAAAGCCGCGGGCCGGGCCGGGCACCCGCGCCCACTGCGCCGGCGAGAACACCAGCGACGACTGCAGGGCAAGGACATCGCCCGGTGCCGCCAGCATGCCCGAACGCTGCAAGCTGGCCAGCCCCTCGCAATCGGCGCGCTGCGCCGTGTCGACCGCGGGCACATCGCGGGCGATGCCGAGGCTGTGTCGGGCGCACTCATGGGCATACAGGAAGGCGCGGACCGCGTCGGTGACGTCCGGCAGGGCGCGCGGGTTGTAGACGATCTCCGGCCCGCTGCGGTGCATCTGGGTGGTGACCAGATAGGGCGATTCGACGTCGAGGCGGCTGGGCACCGCGCGGCCGGATACGTCGGTGCAGCCACGGAAGGTCAGATCCTGCGCGGCCACCGGGCCGCCGAGCACCATCAGCCATGCGGCTGCGAGAAAAGAGAACAGAGATTTCATGCGGCCACTCCCGATCCGGTTGTCATGTGTCTGCCTGCAATCTAGCAGAGTCGCCGGCGCTTGTGCGGGTGGGGGTCGGCCTTCGTCGGGCGGGTGGGTATAATGGGCGTTTTTCGAACAGCTAGTCTGCAGGAGTCGAGGGCGCTATGGCGGGTCATTCCAAATGGGCCAATATCCAGCACCGCAAAGGCCGTCAGGATGCCAAGCGGGGCAAGGTCTTCACCAAACTGATCAAGGAAGTCACCGTGGCCGCCAAGATGGGCGGCGGCGATCCGGCATCGAATCCGCGCCTGCGCCTGGCCATCGACAAGGCCCGCGCCGAGTCGATGCCCAAGGACAACATCGAGAACGCGATCAAGCGCGGCACCGGTCAGCTCGAAGGCGTTAACTATGAAGAGGCACGCTACGAGGGCTACGGCATCGGCGGCGCGGCGGTGATCGTCGACTGCCTGACCGACAACAAGGTGCGCACCGTGGCCGACGTGCGCCATGCCTTCAGCAAATATGGCGGCAACCTCGGCACCGACGGCTGCGTGGCCTTCCAGTTCGATCACTGCGGCCAGTTGATGTTCGCACCGGGTACCGACGAGGATGCGCTCATGGAGGCCGCACTCGAGGCCGGCGCCGAGGATGTGATCGCCAACGATGACGGCTCCATTGAAGTGATCACCGGGCCGGCCGAGTTCAGCGCGGTCAAGGACGCCCTCGAAGCGGCCGGCTTCAAGGCCGAGTTCGGCGAGGTCACCATGAAGCCGCAGAACGAAACCGAGCTGTCGGACGACGATGCAGCGAAGATGCAGCGCCTGCTCGACGCCCTCGACAGCCTGGACGATGTCCAGGAGGTCTACACCAGCGCCGTATTCGGCGACGACTGAGGCGCTCCCGGCGCCCCGTTAAAAAACCGCCACCTCGCTGGCGGTTTTTTATTGTCCGCGCACCCGGCGGACAATTCCGGACGCGCCGCACCGGCCCTCAATACCCGAAAAACACCGGCCCCGCTGCTCACAGCGGACGCCCGCGACATGACGCACTAGGGAAATCCCTTACTCGCCCTTTATTGTGCACTGCATTCACTATATGTTGTCCTCAGTGCTTTGTGATGTTTCTAGCCATACGGCCGTTTGCCAGCGTTTTTTGTCGGAAATGCGCTGACAAGCAAAGGACGATTCTTTCGCTGTATTGCATTGCGACATGGCAGAAGCCCCGGACGCACCCGGTTTTCCGGCAAAAATTTTTCTTTCCTCACGGGTTTTTTTGCAGAATAAGCACACCTTTGCCTTTGCGCCTTTCGTACCATTCGCCCACCCTTTGCAAGGGCGGATGGGGACAAAGAACAAAGACCGAGCAAACGCACACGCTTCGGCGTGGCGCGGGCAACAACATGCCGCACCCCGGCCGGTCCACATCGGACCGGAAGGAATCGGAACCACCCAAACTCACCAAGAGTCAGCTGGAGGAATCGAGACATGAAGAAAACCGGTATCGCAATTGCGATCATGGGCCTGGGCTTCGGCCTGATGAGCGGCGGCGTCAGCGCTGCTGACATGGTGGTCAAGCTCGGCCACGTCGGCCCGCTCACCGGCAGCATCTCCCACCTGGGCAAGGACAACGAAAACGGCGCCCTGCTCGCCATCGAGGAATACAACGCCAAGGGCCTGACCATCGGCGGCAAGAAGGTCAAGTTCGAGATCATGGGCGAAGACGACCAGGCCGACCCGCGCGCCGGCACCACCGTCGCCCAGCGTCTGGTCGACGCCGAAGTGGTCGGCGTGGTCGGCCACCTGAACTCCGGCACCACCATCCCGGCCTCGCGCATCTATCACCAGGCCGGCATCCCGATGATCTCCCCGTCGGCGACCAACCCCAAGCTGACCCAGCAGAACTACGGCGGCGTGTTCCGTACCATCGCCAACGACGTGCAGCAGGGCGGCGCCATCGGCAAGTTCGCCACTGGCGCACTGGGCGCCAAGAACATCGCCATCATCGACGACCGCACCGCCTATGGTCAGGGTCTGGCCGACGAGGTGGAGAAGGCCGCGAAGGCCACCGGCGGCAAGATCGTCGCGCGTGAATTCACCAACGACAAGGCCACCGACTTCATGGCCATCCTCACCAAGATCAAGGCCCAGAACCCGGACGTGATCTTCTTCGGCGGCATGGACGCCCAGGGCGGCCCGATGCTGCGCCAGCTCAAGCAGCTGGGCATCAACGCCAAGTTCATCACCGGCGACGGCGCCTGCTCGGGCGAAATGCTCAAGCTCGCCGGCGACGCGCTCAGCGCCAACGCCTACTGCACCCAGGCCGGCCTGCCGCTGGACAAGATGCCGGGCGGCAAGGACTTCAAGGATCGCTACAAGAAGCGCTTCAACCTCGACGTGCAGATCTACGCACCGTATGCGTACGACGCCGCCGCCGCCATGATCGAAGCCATGAAGGCCGCCGATTCGACGGTGCCGGCCAAGTACCTGCCGGCGCTGAAGAAGATCAACTTCCAGGGCGTGACCGGCAATGTGGCCTTTGACGACAAGGGCGACATCAAGGAAGGCGCGATCACCGTCTACCAGTACAAGGACGGTGGCTGGAACCCGGTCGACTAAGCTGAGCCGCATGTAAGACGTGGGCTTGCCCACACCCCGGGGGCCGCGATCCGCAGTGGTCGTGGCCCCCGGTTTTTCCAACCCATCGATCCGGCTCACCACCGGCACGGCGGACGGAAACCCGAGCAAACAACCCGCTCCGCGGGCTTGAGAACAGCACCACGGCACCGTGCTCCGCGCCCCACAAGGGCACAATCGACCGGGCCCAGCCCGGCACCGGAGCCGAAAGCGCCGTGACCCACCACGCAAAAGGTGTGATATGGAAACCTTGTTACAACAGATCGTGAATGGTCTGGTCGTCGGCAGCGTGTATGCGCTGGTGGCACTGGGCTACACGATGGTCTACGGGATCTTGGGCCTGATCAACTTCGCCCACGGCGAAGTGGTCATGGTCGGCGCACTCACCGCGCTGCAGACCCTGCTCATCCTGATGGGTGTCGCGCCCGACATGGCGCCGCTGCTCAAGCTGGCGATTGCCGTGCTCGTCGCCATGCCGGTGTGCATGATCCTCGGCTTCCTGATGGAACGACTGGCCTACCGGCGGCTGCGCGGCGCACCGCGCCTGGCCCCGCTGATCACCGCGATCGGCATGTCCTTCCTGCTGCAGACGCTGGCCATGATCATCTGGGGCCGCAACTATCACACCTTCCCGCAACTGATCTCGACCGATCCGATGCAACCGATCCCGGGCGTGTTCATCACCCCGGTGCAGGTGACCATCGTGATCGTCTCGGCCCTGGTGATGGCCGGCCTGATCCTGCTGGTCACCAAGACCCGCCTCGGCCGCGCCATGCGCGCCACCGCCGAAAACCACCGTGTCGCCGCACTGATGGGCGTGGACACCAACGCCATCATCGCCCTGACCTTCGTCATCGGCGCTGCGCTGGCCGCCGTGGCCGGCGTGATGTTCGCCAGCAACTACGGTATCGCCCACTACGCCATGGGCTTCATGCCCGGCCTGAAGGCCTTTACCGCCGCCGTGCTCGGCGGCATCGGCAACCTCGGCGGCGCCATGCTCGGCGGCATCGTGCTGGGGCTGGTCGAAGCCGTCGGCGCCGGCTACATCGAAACCATGACCTTCGGCTTCCTCAACTCCAGCTACCAGGACATCTTCGCCTTCGTCATTCTCGGCATCGTGCTCATCTTCCGGCCCACCGGCCTGCTCGGTGAGCGGGTTTCCGACCGGGCCTGAGGAGGGATCACACCATGAACGAACTCATCGAAGCCGTCCCCTTCCTGGGCAAGCGCCACCCCCGGCTCACCAAGTGGCTGATCATCATCGTCGCGCTGGTCGCGCCGCTGATTGCCGCCTACTTCGGCCGCAGCTGGATGCGCATCCTCGACTTTGCGCTGCTGTACATGATGCTGGCCCTGGGCCTGAACCTGGTGGTCGGCTTTGCCGGCCTGCTCGACCTGGGCTACATCGCCTTCTACGCGGTGGGCGCCTACACTTGGGCCTTCCTCGCCTCGCCCCACTTCGGCGTGCACATGCCGTTCTGGATCGTGCTGCCGCTGGGCGCCGCGTTTGCGGCACTGGCAGGCATCGTCCTGGGCTTTCCGGTGCTGCGATTGCGGGGGGACTACCTCGCCATCGTCACGCTGGGCTTTGGCGAAATCGTCCGGATCTTCATGAACAACCTGAACCATCCGGTCAACATCACCAACGGCCCGCAGGGCATCAACGCCCTCGACTCGCTCAACCTCTTCGGCTGGAACCTGTCGCAGAGCCTGACCATCGGCGACTTCAAGATCCACTACCTGTACCTGTACTACTACTTCTTCCTGCTCTGCGTGGTGGGATCGATCATCTTCATCAAACGCCTGCAGATCTCCCGCGTCGGCCGCGCCTGGGCCGCCATGCGTGACGACGAGCTGGCCGCCAAGGCGATCGGCATCAACGTGCGCAACATGAAGCTGCTGGCCTTCTCGCTGGGCGCCACCTTCGGCGGCGTGGCCGGCGGCCTGTTCGGCTCCTTCCAGGGCTTCGTGTCGCCCGAATCCTTCTCGCTGATGGAATCCATCGCCGTGCTCACCATGGTGGTGTTCGGTGGCATGGGCAACATCGCCGGGGCGGTGGTTGGCGCGCTGATCCTCACCGCCCTGCCCGAGATACTCCGCCACATCGCCCTGCCGGTGCAGGAGGCGGTGTTCGGCACCGTGATTCTCGACCCCGAGGTGCTGCGCATGCTGCTGCTGTCGCTGGCCATGATCCTGATGATGTTGCTGCGCCCGGCCGGCCTGGTGCCCGCCCACGCACGCTACTCCCGTCCCGAGCTGCTCAAGGGAGGCGCTTGATGATCAAGTTGCTTGAAGCCCGCGGTGTGGGCAAACGTTTCGGCGGCCTGACCGCCCTGTCCGATGTCTCGCTGACCATCAACAAGGGCGAGGTGTACGGCCTCATCGGCCCCAACGGCGCCGGCAAGACCACCTTCTTCAACGTGCTCACCGGGGCCTACATCCCCGACGACGGCGAATTCGTCTTCAACGGCACCGAGCTGCCCAGCGGCAAGCCGCACCTGGTGGTCGAGCAGGGCATCGCCCGCACCTTCCAGAACATCCGCCTGTTCGGCCAGATGACCGCACTTGAAAACGTCATGGCCGGCCATCACATCCGTACCAAGGCCGGCGTGTGGGGCATCCTCACGCAGAACAAGCACACCCGCGAGGAAGAGCGCCTGACCACCGAGCGCGCCTACGAACTGCTCAAGTACGTCGGCATCGAGCGCTTCGCCCACACCATCTGCAAGAACCTCTCCTACGGCGATCAGCGCCGCCTCGAAATCGCCCGCGCGCTGGCCTCCGAACCGCAGCTGCTGGCGCTCGACGAGCCGGCCGCCGGCATGAACGCCACCGAAACCAGCCAGCTCAAGGTGCTGATCGAGCAGATCCGCCACGACGGCGTCACCGTGCTGCTCATCGAGCACGACGTGAAGCTCGTCATGGGCTTGTGCGACCGGGTCGCAGTGCTCGACTTCGGCAAGAAGATCGCCGAAGACGTCCCCGCCGTGGTTCAGAAAAACGAGGCGGTGATCAGCGCCTACCTGGGAGGACCCAAGCATGCACACTAACCCCGCCTCCCCCCTGCTGCAGCTCGACGACATCAAGATCGCCTACGGCGGCATCCAGGCCGTCAAGGGCGTCAGCCTCGAGCTCTACAAGGGCGAGATGGTCTGCCTCATCGGCGCCAACGGCGCCGGCAAGACCACCACCCTCAACGCCATCTCCGGCACGCTCGGCCTGGCCGGCGGCAGCATCACCTATGACGGCGACGACATCGGCACCATGCCGACCCACAAGCGCCTGCGCAAGGGCATTGCCCTGGTGCCCGAAGGCCGCGGCATCTTCACCCGCCTGACGGTCGAAGAGAACCTGCGCATGGGCGCCTACATCCGCCACGACACCGCCGCCATCGAGGCCGACCTCGAGCGGGTCTACACCATGCTGCCGCGCGTCAAGGAGCGCCTGGCGCAGGTGGCCGGCACGCTCTCCGGCGGCGAGCAGCAGATGGTCGCCATCGGCCGCGCGCTGCTCTCCCGCCCCAAGCTGCTGCTGCTCGACGAGCCCTCCATGGGCCTCGCCCCGCTGGTGGTCGAGAAAATCTTCGAGGTGGTGCAGACGGTCAAGGACGAAGGCGTCACCATCCTGCTGGTCGAGCAGAACGCCAACCTGGCGCTCGAGTTCGCCCAGCGCGGCTATGTGATGGAAAGCGGCAAGCTGACGATCACTGGCAGCGGGAAAGAACTGCTGGCCGACCCGAAGGTGCGGGCGGCGTATCTGGGCGAGTAAGCGCGCCCCGTTCGGGTCGAAGAGGGGCGCCCGGCAGGCGCCCCTTTTTCACATCGACAGCCGGTACAAGCCGCCGCTCAGGGCAGCACGCCCTTGGCCAGCAGGTCCTTGAGCATCGCATCGGCCAACCGGCGCACCACACCCTCCAGATTGGCCGAGTCGACCACCTCGGCATTGGCGCTCCACACCAGATGCTCGCCCCGCAAGGCATACAGGCTCAACTCCACCACCGCCACGCGCAGCGTCTCGTAGTAGCCCGGATCCATCATGAACGGATGGCCGATATAGCCGTGCCGACCGTAGTAACCGAAGCCCGGCGGAAACATGAAGGGGCTGCCCGGCCGGTACACCCGCTCGTCGCGGGTCGACACCACCTTCACCACCAGCGCCGAGCCGTAACCGAGCTTCAGCGCCTGCGCCTTGGCCCTGGCCAGCGCCGACGCATCGACGACCGACGCACCGACCACCGCATAGCCGGCGGTGACATCCATCGCCGGCGCCAGCACCTGCGCAAACAGATCTTCGGAACGCCGCCGGTCGGCCTCCGACGCCAGCTGGGCGAACACCACCGACTTGCCCAGCGCATGAGCCTGCGCATCCGGCGCACTCCACGATTGCTGAAACGCCGAACTGGCACAGCCGTTGAGCGAGAGCAGACACACCAGGACGGTAAACAGGCGGGCAACCATGGGGCGAACTCCAATGCCGTGCGCACACACGTGCGCACCGAGGCGATGCGCATTCTGACAGACAAACGGGCAGCGAATTCCCGCCCGAGCTGTTTTGCCGCGTCACCGAGCGCTTCCGCTGTGCACGCGGAGGCTGGGTGCGGTGTCAAACGGCGAGCGGCTTGAGACGCCGATGAAGAGACAAGGCGCAGTACGTGCCTGCGCATATTTCGCTTTGGTTAAGGGCAGCGGCCGTTACCGCCCCAATGCCGCCAGTGGGGACTTCGTCTGTTCAACGGCAGACTCCCAAGAACAGCAGACGCCAAGTCAGATTCAGGCGACAACTGCTCGGCCGTTGCGGACCTTCAGCCTGTGCCGGTCGAGTGACGGGAGTCCCGCGACAGCTGCCGCACGGAACTAGGCGCAGTCGAGCGGCTTATGCGCAGCGACTGCGGGTGAGTTAGCTACGGGCCGTCGTTCCATTCACGGAGTTGCCGTTCGAACAACGACCTCGTTTTGATACTTGACCGAGCTCGTCCGTACGCAACTGGGCAATCCTCGACCGGCATGCGGCCTCCCCGCGGGTGCAAATTGGCTAGTTCGCCAGACCACTTCGTTGACCAGTTCCACCACCTTCGCCGACGCCGCTCGGCCGCGCGCCTTCCGTCTCTCCACCTTCGTTCCGTTCTCACGGGATCTCTGCCTGAGGGGGCACCCCAGCAACATTTCAGTCTTTGATTCTCAGATTGAAAATCTTGCTCTATCCTGACGTTTCTTTCGTCGAAGCACAATCCTAATGGCATCAATTCTTAATGAGAGCGGCTTCATGACTCCG comes from Denitromonas sp. and encodes:
- a CDS encoding branched-chain amino acid ABC transporter permease, producing the protein METLLQQIVNGLVVGSVYALVALGYTMVYGILGLINFAHGEVVMVGALTALQTLLILMGVAPDMAPLLKLAIAVLVAMPVCMILGFLMERLAYRRLRGAPRLAPLITAIGMSFLLQTLAMIIWGRNYHTFPQLISTDPMQPIPGVFITPVQVTIVIVSALVMAGLILLVTKTRLGRAMRATAENHRVAALMGVDTNAIIALTFVIGAALAAVAGVMFASNYGIAHYAMGFMPGLKAFTAAVLGGIGNLGGAMLGGIVLGLVEAVGAGYIETMTFGFLNSSYQDIFAFVILGIVLIFRPTGLLGERVSDRA
- a CDS encoding ABC transporter permease subunit; amino-acid sequence: MNELIEAVPFLGKRHPRLTKWLIIIVALVAPLIAAYFGRSWMRILDFALLYMMLALGLNLVVGFAGLLDLGYIAFYAVGAYTWAFLASPHFGVHMPFWIVLPLGAAFAALAGIVLGFPVLRLRGDYLAIVTLGFGEIVRIFMNNLNHPVNITNGPQGINALDSLNLFGWNLSQSLTIGDFKIHYLYLYYYFFLLCVVGSIIFIKRLQISRVGRAWAAMRDDELAAKAIGINVRNMKLLAFSLGATFGGVAGGLFGSFQGFVSPESFSLMESIAVLTMVVFGGMGNIAGAVVGALILTALPEILRHIALPVQEAVFGTVILDPEVLRMLLLSLAMILMMLLRPAGLVPAHARYSRPELLKGGA
- a CDS encoding YebC/PmpR family DNA-binding transcriptional regulator; its protein translation is MAGHSKWANIQHRKGRQDAKRGKVFTKLIKEVTVAAKMGGGDPASNPRLRLAIDKARAESMPKDNIENAIKRGTGQLEGVNYEEARYEGYGIGGAAVIVDCLTDNKVRTVADVRHAFSKYGGNLGTDGCVAFQFDHCGQLMFAPGTDEDALMEAALEAGAEDVIANDDGSIEVITGPAEFSAVKDALEAAGFKAEFGEVTMKPQNETELSDDDAAKMQRLLDALDSLDDVQEVYTSAVFGDD
- a CDS encoding branched-chain amino acid ABC transporter substrate-binding protein — protein: MKKTGIAIAIMGLGFGLMSGGVSAADMVVKLGHVGPLTGSISHLGKDNENGALLAIEEYNAKGLTIGGKKVKFEIMGEDDQADPRAGTTVAQRLVDAEVVGVVGHLNSGTTIPASRIYHQAGIPMISPSATNPKLTQQNYGGVFRTIANDVQQGGAIGKFATGALGAKNIAIIDDRTAYGQGLADEVEKAAKATGGKIVAREFTNDKATDFMAILTKIKAQNPDVIFFGGMDAQGGPMLRQLKQLGINAKFITGDGACSGEMLKLAGDALSANAYCTQAGLPLDKMPGGKDFKDRYKKRFNLDVQIYAPYAYDAAAAMIEAMKAADSTVPAKYLPALKKINFQGVTGNVAFDDKGDIKEGAITVYQYKDGGWNPVD
- a CDS encoding ABC transporter ATP-binding protein codes for the protein MIKLLEARGVGKRFGGLTALSDVSLTINKGEVYGLIGPNGAGKTTFFNVLTGAYIPDDGEFVFNGTELPSGKPHLVVEQGIARTFQNIRLFGQMTALENVMAGHHIRTKAGVWGILTQNKHTREEERLTTERAYELLKYVGIERFAHTICKNLSYGDQRRLEIARALASEPQLLALDEPAAGMNATETSQLKVLIEQIRHDGVTVLLIEHDVKLVMGLCDRVAVLDFGKKIAEDVPAVVQKNEAVISAYLGGPKHAH
- a CDS encoding ABC transporter ATP-binding protein codes for the protein MHTNPASPLLQLDDIKIAYGGIQAVKGVSLELYKGEMVCLIGANGAGKTTTLNAISGTLGLAGGSITYDGDDIGTMPTHKRLRKGIALVPEGRGIFTRLTVEENLRMGAYIRHDTAAIEADLERVYTMLPRVKERLAQVAGTLSGGEQQMVAIGRALLSRPKLLLLDEPSMGLAPLVVEKIFEVVQTVKDEGVTILLVEQNANLALEFAQRGYVMESGKLTITGSGKELLADPKVRAAYLGE